From the Chitinolyticbacter meiyuanensis genome, one window contains:
- a CDS encoding beta-galactosidase — translation MRLIAWYDPRLPGPALPATALVELQRIAAVCDGDSLAAQLSASALPATLILVSGNHVPRVAWQAILAFLERGGGLVVLGDAPLMHPWPAEPGQPEQLAYLRELHIHEALPVPSNDWQQLIASPALPWLNDTLACLSRAPTRGFVLRPTTSSDHPAESGSAGPIDAVIQPLVIAEDAAGRPVAAPVVLLETLRGRHAGGRWIFINQRADASFWERGGMRLLQDCAARAAAGVTELRLQPDLACWQPGDKPSLILTAEQLGAARPAEPWQLELMVSRDGAPLAQLQQTVTVDRYPQRIALPLDLVIEPGLYVVTATLRCGDEVRQLRQGFWGMDRPLLARGERLGVGPDYFERTGAPQPIVGMTYMAPTVHRKFLQLPNVADWDADFAAFAAGGVNLIRTGIWTGWRQAMFIDGEPSEPLLRAIDAFLLTAARHGLEVTFTFFAFTPECWEGGNPYLDPRARAAQKRLIAAIVRRHASSTHVHWDLINEPSMFDPKRVFEGPRSHGDAHEAAAFRAWLQERHGDIALLAPLWDVSNAVLPDWSAVHPPEPTEVGFNTTEIAVKGHGIWLDYTLFSQAAFAGWAREMADFIRHLAPGALVTVGQDEALGLQRPANAFFASAIDYTNNHSWWLNDALLWDTLFAKVPGKPMLVQETGIMHVEAPTGRSKRSEVELAHLLERKYAYAFAGGGAGAVQWIWQINYHMDNLNESHIGALRADGTHKPEAAVTWAFGAFFAQVGSLLRERRQASVAVVYPYSNDYGNRRFAVEATQRATRALAYELKQPFASIGEYQLDDLATLAPQLIILPSPHALAEIAWAKLSDYVFHSGATLLVTGPLSLNEYWHTAARAPFGATLTANLAREERLDIAGTRYWLSFGGDKTARLAKEIVEAEPAARFMRKPHGSGTLLWCPLPAEMNDRVEPVAALYDHALHVSGITPPLLWHSGRQSGIYIEKQTMAEGALWVLVSEAGEDEALDFTDHASERRYRLTLPAGRALLFATDGAGELVATLNDHPVAVS, via the coding sequence ATGCGGTTGATCGCCTGGTACGACCCCCGCCTGCCCGGCCCGGCCTTGCCGGCCACTGCCCTTGTCGAACTGCAGCGCATCGCTGCGGTGTGCGATGGCGACAGCCTCGCTGCGCAATTGTCTGCAAGCGCCCTGCCCGCCACGCTGATCCTGGTCAGTGGCAACCATGTGCCGCGCGTTGCGTGGCAAGCGATCCTCGCCTTCCTCGAGCGCGGCGGCGGCCTGGTGGTGCTGGGCGATGCGCCACTGATGCACCCATGGCCTGCCGAGCCCGGTCAGCCCGAACAACTGGCCTATTTGCGCGAGCTGCATATCCACGAGGCGCTGCCTGTGCCCAGCAACGACTGGCAGCAGCTCATTGCCTCGCCCGCGCTACCGTGGCTGAACGATACGCTGGCCTGCCTGAGCCGTGCGCCGACCCGGGGCTTCGTGCTGCGCCCGACCACCAGCAGCGATCATCCGGCCGAGTCGGGCTCTGCCGGACCGATCGATGCCGTGATCCAGCCATTGGTGATTGCCGAGGATGCGGCCGGCCGGCCAGTCGCAGCACCGGTGGTGTTGCTGGAAACACTGCGAGGCCGCCATGCCGGCGGACGCTGGATTTTCATCAACCAGCGCGCCGATGCCAGCTTCTGGGAACGGGGCGGCATGCGACTGCTGCAGGATTGTGCTGCGCGCGCGGCGGCCGGTGTCACCGAGCTGCGACTGCAACCCGATCTCGCCTGCTGGCAACCGGGCGACAAGCCGTCGTTGATCCTTACGGCAGAGCAGCTGGGCGCGGCCCGCCCGGCCGAACCATGGCAGCTTGAGCTGATGGTGTCGCGCGATGGCGCGCCACTTGCGCAACTGCAGCAGACCGTAACGGTCGACCGCTACCCGCAGCGCATCGCCCTGCCGCTCGATCTGGTGATCGAGCCTGGCCTCTATGTCGTGACCGCAACGCTGCGCTGCGGCGACGAGGTCCGGCAACTGCGCCAGGGCTTCTGGGGCATGGATCGCCCACTGCTGGCCCGGGGCGAACGCCTTGGCGTCGGCCCGGATTATTTCGAGCGTACTGGCGCACCGCAGCCCATCGTCGGCATGACCTATATGGCGCCGACGGTGCATCGCAAATTCCTGCAGTTGCCCAACGTGGCCGACTGGGATGCCGATTTCGCCGCGTTTGCCGCCGGTGGCGTCAACCTGATCCGCACCGGCATCTGGACCGGCTGGCGCCAGGCCATGTTCATCGACGGCGAGCCGAGCGAGCCGTTGCTGCGCGCCATCGATGCCTTCCTGCTCACCGCGGCCCGCCATGGCCTGGAAGTGACCTTCACCTTCTTCGCCTTCACGCCGGAATGCTGGGAAGGCGGCAACCCCTATCTCGACCCGCGCGCGCGCGCGGCGCAGAAGCGGTTGATCGCCGCCATCGTGCGGCGCCACGCCAGCAGCACGCACGTGCACTGGGATTTGATCAACGAGCCCTCGATGTTCGATCCCAAGCGAGTGTTCGAGGGGCCGCGCAGCCATGGCGACGCCCATGAAGCCGCCGCTTTCCGCGCCTGGCTGCAGGAGCGCCATGGCGACATCGCCCTGCTGGCACCGCTGTGGGACGTCAGCAACGCGGTGCTGCCCGATTGGTCGGCGGTGCACCCGCCGGAGCCGACCGAAGTCGGTTTCAACACCACCGAGATCGCGGTGAAGGGCCACGGCATCTGGCTCGACTACACCTTGTTCAGCCAGGCCGCCTTCGCCGGCTGGGCACGCGAGATGGCCGATTTCATCCGCCACTTGGCACCCGGCGCCCTCGTCACCGTGGGCCAGGACGAAGCATTGGGCCTGCAACGCCCGGCCAACGCCTTCTTTGCCAGCGCGATCGACTACACCAACAACCACAGCTGGTGGCTGAACGACGCGCTGCTGTGGGACACGTTGTTCGCCAAGGTGCCGGGCAAGCCGATGCTGGTACAGGAAACCGGCATCATGCATGTGGAGGCCCCCACCGGCCGCAGCAAACGCAGCGAAGTGGAACTGGCACACCTGCTGGAACGCAAATACGCCTACGCCTTCGCTGGCGGCGGTGCCGGCGCGGTCCAGTGGATCTGGCAGATCAACTACCACATGGACAACCTCAACGAATCGCACATCGGTGCCTTGCGCGCCGATGGCACGCACAAGCCCGAGGCCGCGGTGACCTGGGCCTTCGGCGCGTTCTTTGCCCAGGTGGGCAGCCTGCTGCGCGAGCGACGCCAGGCGAGCGTGGCCGTGGTCTACCCCTACAGCAACGACTACGGCAACCGTCGCTTCGCAGTGGAAGCGACGCAACGCGCTACGCGGGCGTTGGCCTACGAGCTCAAGCAGCCGTTCGCCAGCATCGGCGAATACCAGCTCGACGACCTGGCCACGCTGGCGCCGCAGCTGATCATCCTGCCAAGCCCGCATGCGCTTGCCGAGATTGCCTGGGCCAAGCTCTCCGACTACGTGTTCCACAGCGGTGCCACGCTGCTGGTGACTGGCCCGCTGTCGCTGAACGAATACTGGCATACGGCAGCGCGCGCACCATTTGGCGCCACGCTGACCGCCAATCTTGCGCGCGAGGAACGGCTCGACATCGCAGGCACCCGCTACTGGCTGTCCTTCGGCGGCGACAAGACGGCCCGGCTCGCCAAGGAGATCGTCGAAGCCGAGCCCGCCGCCCGCTTCATGCGCAAACCGCATGGCAGCGGCACGCTGCTGTGGTGCCCGCTGCCGGCGGAGATGAACGATCGCGTCGAACCGGTGGCTGCGCTGTACGACCACGCATTGCACGTTTCCGGCATCACCCCACCCTTGCTGTGGCACAGCGGACGTCAGTCCGGCATCTACATCGAGAAGCAGACCATGGCCGAGGGCGCGCTGTGGGTACTGGTGTCCGAAGCGGGCGAGGATGAGGCACTCGATTTCACCGACCACGCCAGCGAACGACGCTATCGGTTGACCCTGCCCGCGGGGCGCGCGCTGCTGTTTGCCACCGATGGCGCCGGCGAGCTCGTCGCCACGCTGAACGATCATCCTGTTGCCGTCAGTTGA
- a CDS encoding DUF4124 domain-containing protein — MKRTMLILSLCCLAATASAEIYKWKDADGRIHYSDTPPPDQKKAKVINTKELPVSSLPADRKTAAPAAAGEKPAEAAKPAEAAKADPAAAQKDPAACEAAVKRNAFLKNNKIYKAINEKGEVEFMEAERRKQELAKNEEDLKKFCP; from the coding sequence ATGAAAAGAACGATGCTGATCTTGTCGTTGTGCTGTCTTGCAGCCACGGCCAGTGCCGAAATCTACAAGTGGAAGGATGCAGATGGCCGCATCCATTATTCCGATACACCACCGCCGGACCAGAAGAAGGCCAAGGTGATCAACACCAAGGAGCTGCCGGTCAGCTCGTTGCCGGCCGATCGCAAGACCGCGGCACCGGCTGCTGCCGGTGAGAAGCCTGCCGAGGCGGCCAAGCCGGCTGAAGCCGCCAAGGCCGATCCGGCCGCCGCGCAGAAGGATCCGGCCGCTTGCGAGGCCGCGGTGAAGCGCAATGCTTTCCTCAAGAACAACAAGATCTACAAGGCAATCAACGAGAAGGGCGAGGTCGAGTTCATGGAGGCCGAGCGCCGCAAGCAGGAACTCGCCAAGAATGAGGAAGATTTGAAGAAGTTCTGCCCCTGA
- a CDS encoding PQQ-dependent sugar dehydrogenase, giving the protein MMLRLFAVLLLATTTWAYAGLPPTVNRGYTTETVVSGLEHPWSLAFLPDGRMLVTERPGRLRLVGADGKLSAPIAGVPQVYASGQGGLLDVALDHAFARNRLVYLSYAEPGDNNLAGTAVARAKLVEAGGTTRLEALTVILRQQPKTVGGAHFGSRLAFARDGRLFVTMGERYQRDRAQELDASFGKVLRIEADGRIPADNPFVNRKGALPQIWSYGHRNPQSAAVHPGSGALWTIEHGARGGDEINLPQAGRNYGWPVITYGRDYSGLSIGDGTAKAGMEQPLYYWDPSIAPSGMTFYTGNRYPGWQGSLLVGALKEQLLVRLSLQGNRVLAEERLLPDLKQRVRDVRQGPDGWVYLLTDEDDGRVLRVKPR; this is encoded by the coding sequence ATGATGTTGCGTCTGTTCGCAGTGCTGCTGCTCGCCACCACGACTTGGGCCTATGCCGGTCTGCCGCCGACGGTGAACCGGGGCTACACCACCGAGACGGTAGTCAGCGGACTGGAGCATCCGTGGAGCCTCGCCTTCCTGCCTGATGGCCGGATGCTGGTGACCGAACGCCCGGGGCGGCTGCGGCTGGTCGGCGCGGATGGCAAGTTGTCCGCGCCGATTGCCGGCGTGCCGCAGGTCTACGCCAGCGGCCAGGGCGGCCTGCTCGATGTAGCGCTCGATCACGCCTTCGCCCGAAATCGCCTCGTCTACCTGAGCTATGCCGAGCCGGGCGACAACAACCTCGCCGGCACCGCAGTGGCCAGGGCGAAGCTGGTGGAAGCCGGCGGCACGACACGACTGGAAGCGCTGACGGTGATCCTGCGGCAGCAACCAAAGACGGTGGGCGGCGCCCACTTTGGCAGCCGACTGGCGTTTGCGCGCGACGGCAGGTTGTTCGTCACCATGGGCGAGCGCTACCAGCGCGATCGCGCCCAGGAACTTGATGCCAGCTTCGGCAAGGTGCTACGCATCGAGGCAGATGGGCGCATCCCGGCAGACAACCCCTTCGTCAACCGCAAAGGTGCGCTGCCTCAGATCTGGAGCTACGGCCATCGCAATCCGCAATCTGCAGCCGTCCATCCCGGTAGCGGCGCGTTGTGGACCATCGAGCATGGGGCACGCGGCGGTGATGAGATCAACCTGCCGCAAGCAGGGCGCAACTATGGCTGGCCGGTGATCACCTATGGTCGCGATTATTCCGGCCTCTCCATTGGCGACGGCACCGCCAAGGCCGGCATGGAGCAACCGCTGTACTACTGGGATCCGTCGATCGCCCCCTCAGGAATGACCTTCTATACCGGCAACCGCTATCCAGGCTGGCAGGGCAGCCTGCTGGTCGGCGCACTCAAGGAACAGCTGCTGGTGCGCTTGTCACTGCAGGGGAACCGGGTGCTTGCGGAGGAGCGGCTGCTGCCCGATCTCAAGCAACGGGTGCGCGACGTACGCCAGGGGCCGGATGGCTGGGTCTATCTGCTGACCGACGAGGACGACGGTCGGGTGCTGCGGGTGAAGCCGCGCTGA
- the acnA gene encoding aconitate hydratase AcnA — translation MPITPHTLRRQLPSPSGSSLDYYSLPALEEAGVGPVSRLPVSIRLVLEAVLRHCDGIRVTEEHVRQLANWSPKATRVDEIPFTVARVVLQDFTGVPLLADLAAMRSAAAALGRDPTLIEPLVPVDLVVDHSVQVDVFGTPDALRRNMELEFQRNHERYQFMKWGMQAFDTFKVVPPGIGIVHQVNLEYLFRGVQVKDGVVYPDTLVGTDSHTTMINGVGVVGWGVGGIEAEAAMLGQPVYFLTPDVVGVELTGKLREGVTATDLVLTVTELLRHEKVVGQFVEFFGTGTASLTVTDRATIANMAPEYGATMGFFPVDEKTLAYLRGTGRTDEEIALFEAYFKAQQLFGVPLAGEIDYSRTLKLDLDSIVPSLAGPKRPQDRIVLSDMRKNFETLFCAAPAKNGFGKDAATLTERVTVGYTAEQPRQEVKQSAPAGAPRHEREMVDNRPTPDQIDTGHDAGVDLGHGDVLIAAITSCTNTSNPGVLLAAGLLAKKAVARGLAVRPHIKTSLAPGSRVVTDYLEKTGLLQPLAQLGFALAGYGCTTCIGNAGDLTPELNEAIVQHDVIAAAVLSGNRNFEARIHPNIRANFLASPPLVVAFAIAGRANIDLTTEPLGNGKDGTPVYLRDIWPSTDEIAALLPFALDPATFRERYRDFTRDLDLWNAIPAPTGDVYSWPDSTYIAQPPFFEAFSHELGTIPQIQAARALLILGDSVTTDHISPAGAFGEKTPAGQYLIAHGVGRQDFNSYGSRRGNHDIMIRGTFANVRVKNLMLPPKADGSRIEGGYTLLDGVQTTVFEAAQAWQARGVSTIVFAGEEYGTGSSRDWAAKGTMLLGVKAVIARSFERIHRSNLVGMGVLPLQFLGKDSHESLKLNGEETFDIVGVETGLRPQQDLTLRIHRADGSTQDVTVRSRIDTPIEVEYYRHGGILPYVLRGLLG, via the coding sequence ATGCCGATCACACCGCACACGCTGCGCCGCCAGCTTCCCTCTCCCAGCGGCTCCTCGCTGGACTACTACAGCCTGCCGGCGCTGGAGGAGGCGGGCGTCGGCCCGGTATCGCGCCTGCCGGTGTCGATCCGGCTGGTACTCGAAGCCGTGTTGCGGCATTGCGATGGCATCCGGGTGACCGAGGAACACGTGCGCCAGCTTGCCAACTGGTCACCCAAGGCAACGCGTGTCGATGAGATCCCGTTCACCGTGGCGCGGGTGGTGCTGCAGGATTTCACGGGCGTGCCACTGCTGGCGGATCTGGCCGCCATGCGCAGCGCCGCCGCGGCACTGGGGCGCGATCCCACGCTGATCGAGCCACTGGTGCCGGTAGACCTCGTCGTCGATCACTCGGTGCAGGTGGACGTATTCGGCACGCCGGATGCGCTACGCCGCAATATGGAGCTGGAGTTCCAGCGCAACCACGAGCGCTACCAGTTCATGAAATGGGGCATGCAGGCGTTCGACACCTTCAAGGTGGTGCCGCCGGGCATCGGCATCGTCCACCAGGTGAACCTGGAATACCTGTTCCGCGGCGTGCAGGTGAAGGACGGCGTGGTCTATCCGGATACCTTGGTTGGTACCGACAGCCACACCACGATGATCAACGGCGTGGGCGTGGTCGGCTGGGGCGTGGGCGGCATCGAGGCCGAGGCGGCCATGCTGGGCCAGCCGGTGTATTTCCTCACGCCCGACGTGGTCGGCGTCGAGCTCACCGGCAAGCTGCGCGAAGGCGTGACCGCCACCGACCTGGTGCTGACCGTGACCGAGCTGCTGCGCCACGAAAAGGTGGTCGGCCAGTTCGTCGAATTCTTCGGGACCGGCACCGCCAGCCTCACCGTCACCGATCGCGCCACCATCGCCAACATGGCCCCGGAATATGGCGCCACCATGGGTTTCTTCCCGGTGGATGAAAAAACCCTCGCCTATCTGCGCGGCACCGGGCGCACCGATGAGGAAATCGCGCTGTTCGAAGCCTACTTCAAGGCGCAGCAGCTGTTCGGCGTGCCGCTTGCCGGCGAGATCGACTACAGCCGCACCCTCAAGCTCGATCTCGACAGCATCGTGCCCAGCCTTGCCGGCCCGAAGCGGCCACAGGATCGCATCGTGCTGTCGGACATGAGAAAGAACTTCGAGACGCTGTTCTGTGCCGCGCCGGCCAAGAATGGCTTCGGCAAGGATGCAGCCACGCTGACCGAGCGCGTGACGGTGGGCTACACGGCAGAACAGCCACGCCAGGAGGTGAAGCAGAGCGCACCAGCCGGCGCCCCCCGCCACGAGCGCGAAATGGTGGACAACCGCCCGACGCCGGACCAGATCGACACTGGCCACGATGCAGGGGTGGATCTGGGCCACGGCGATGTGCTGATTGCCGCCATCACCAGTTGCACCAACACCTCCAACCCCGGCGTGCTGCTGGCGGCGGGCCTCCTGGCCAAGAAAGCGGTCGCGCGTGGCCTTGCGGTGCGGCCGCATATCAAGACCAGCCTCGCGCCAGGCTCTCGCGTGGTCACCGATTACCTGGAAAAGACCGGCCTATTGCAACCATTGGCCCAGCTCGGCTTTGCACTGGCTGGCTACGGCTGCACCACCTGTATTGGCAACGCCGGCGATCTGACGCCCGAGCTGAATGAGGCCATCGTCCAGCACGACGTGATCGCCGCAGCGGTGCTGTCTGGCAACCGCAACTTCGAGGCGCGCATCCACCCGAACATCCGCGCCAACTTCCTGGCGAGCCCACCGCTGGTGGTCGCCTTCGCCATCGCCGGTCGCGCCAATATCGACCTCACCACCGAGCCGCTCGGCAATGGCAAGGACGGCACGCCGGTCTATCTGCGCGACATCTGGCCGAGCACCGATGAGATCGCCGCGCTGCTGCCGTTTGCGCTCGATCCAGCCACTTTCCGCGAACGCTATCGGGATTTCACCCGCGATCTCGATCTGTGGAACGCCATTCCCGCTCCCACCGGCGACGTGTATTCCTGGCCCGATTCCACCTATATCGCCCAGCCGCCGTTCTTCGAGGCATTCAGCCACGAGCTAGGCACCATTCCGCAGATCCAGGCAGCCCGCGCGTTGCTGATCCTCGGCGACTCGGTCACCACCGACCATATCAGCCCGGCCGGGGCCTTCGGCGAAAAGACACCCGCAGGGCAGTACCTGATCGCCCATGGCGTGGGCCGGCAGGACTTCAACAGCTACGGCAGCCGCCGCGGCAACCACGACATCATGATCCGCGGCACCTTCGCCAATGTGCGGGTGAAGAACCTGATGCTGCCGCCCAAAGCGGATGGCAGCCGGATCGAGGGCGGCTACACGCTGCTCGATGGCGTGCAGACCACCGTGTTCGAGGCAGCCCAGGCCTGGCAGGCGCGTGGGGTGTCCACCATCGTATTCGCCGGCGAGGAGTACGGCACCGGCTCCAGCCGCGACTGGGCGGCCAAGGGCACCATGCTGCTCGGCGTGAAGGCGGTGATCGCCAGAAGCTTTGAGCGGATCCATCGCTCCAATCTGGTCGGCATGGGCGTGCTGCCATTGCAGTTCCTCGGCAAGGACAGCCACGAAAGCCTCAAGCTGAACGGTGAGGAAACCTTCGATATCGTCGGCGTCGAAACGGGCTTGCGGCCGCAACAGGACCTGACGCTGCGTATCCACCGTGCCGACGGCAGCACGCAGGATGTGACGGTACGTTCGCGCATCGATACGCCGATCGAGGTCGAGTACTACCGGCATGGCGGCATCCTGCCCTACGTGCTGCGCGGCCTGCTTGGCTAG
- a CDS encoding EAL domain-containing protein yields the protein MTEIRWMLNGIDILIVEDSSSQAMLLKGLLETHGCEVRVASNGREALEHVAERAPTLIVSDVVMPEMDGYELCRILKQNPATHDIPIILVTNLSDARDVVRGLACGADNFILKPYDDKYLISRIRYFLANLEVRQHGRFNLGVEVVLGGERHFITAARQQILDLLISTYEQGIQLNTQLRSKHVELTQSHRLLDTLFHFSAGLTDQQSEAEVIDKALTSLLGFPGCSGAWLLLDAGDGYRCAGARGIVRTEQFGDTRACPCVHGSSQDGLANAFNVAECAALGGEGLHACIPLRLGNELLGLLNVVRDDGAVWPDNELATLTSIGQQFAINLARARFFRQLEVLVEERTAALRVEVAERQRAESALRQSEALLVSVLDALPLGVWVTTGKGEVLLHNPEALKIWPDRTPFPLSVKHPPATAAEPTVQRALRHTLKSGEPTINAVAVQDGDRGEPRTLLYSVVPMAQGGRHIHGGIVVAQDITAQRVIDQALRVRDRAIEASVNAIVIADYRLPEQPIIYVNQAFERITGYPRDMAIGRNCRFLQGQDFDQPELAIIRRALETGTEGKAVLRNYRKDGSMFWNELHVAPSLDSQGRITHFVGVLNDITEAKRYQEELEHQANFDTLTGLPNRNLLFDRIHQASVLANRKQERFALAFLDLDNFKYVNDSLGHSVGDMLLIEVAAKLKSCIREFDTLARLGGDEFVLLLPEARTIDEVEGVLQRISDCIVGLIELPGQIEVYASTSIGYCFYPDDGALAEELLRNADTAMYRAKERGKSQVSRFELPMNDVVQRRVSLERELRHALAAGDLEMHYQPQLELQSAMLCGFEALVRWRLDGKPVSPLEFIRLAEETGLIRELDQYVIERVFRQVAQWLAAGYEPGEVAINISTFSLQDYGIVAHIGERLAHYGIPPGRIKLEVTEGLLMKNVELARTIMQELKARGVKWSIDDFGTGYSALGYLRRYPFDQLKIDKMFVDDVHLNPDNASMTRAIIAMARSLGITVIAEGVETVEQLAFLSQAGCEEIQGYYYSPPLPPASCEQLLSKDGMLLPRVVIQPNPHTLLVLDKDLRVHSYLWRALANEGYHILNVDTVEAALNVLAINQVGVLIADPALYAVESPDFLIRVRQLHPEVVRIAMSSYVDIDTVLQAVNEGAVFRYIIKPWAPEQLKTQLREAFHQYQVNHLLRQQGSL from the coding sequence ATGACGGAGATTCGCTGGATGCTCAACGGCATCGATATCCTGATCGTGGAAGACAGCAGCAGCCAGGCCATGCTGCTCAAGGGCTTGCTGGAAACCCATGGCTGCGAGGTCCGTGTGGCCAGCAACGGCCGGGAGGCGCTGGAGCATGTTGCGGAGCGGGCGCCCACGCTGATCGTCAGCGACGTGGTCATGCCGGAGATGGACGGCTACGAGCTCTGTCGCATCCTGAAACAGAACCCGGCCACCCACGACATCCCCATCATCCTTGTCACCAATCTTTCCGATGCGCGCGACGTGGTTCGCGGCTTGGCGTGTGGTGCCGACAACTTCATCCTCAAGCCCTACGACGACAAGTACCTGATCTCGCGTATCCGGTACTTCCTCGCCAACCTGGAGGTGCGTCAGCACGGCCGCTTTAATCTCGGCGTGGAGGTGGTGCTGGGTGGCGAACGGCACTTCATCACCGCGGCACGCCAGCAGATTCTCGATCTGCTGATCTCGACCTATGAGCAGGGCATCCAGCTCAACACCCAGCTGCGCAGCAAGCATGTGGAGCTCACGCAGTCGCATCGCCTGCTCGATACCTTGTTCCATTTCTCGGCCGGCCTCACCGATCAGCAAAGCGAAGCGGAAGTGATCGACAAGGCGCTAACCAGCCTGCTCGGCTTCCCCGGCTGTTCCGGCGCATGGCTGCTGCTGGATGCCGGCGATGGCTATCGCTGTGCCGGTGCGCGCGGCATCGTGCGTACCGAGCAGTTCGGCGATACCCGTGCCTGCCCATGCGTGCATGGCAGCAGCCAGGACGGCTTGGCGAACGCGTTCAACGTGGCCGAATGCGCGGCGCTTGGCGGCGAGGGCTTGCACGCGTGCATTCCATTGCGGCTGGGCAACGAGCTGCTGGGCCTGCTCAACGTGGTGCGTGATGACGGCGCAGTCTGGCCCGACAACGAGCTCGCCACGCTGACATCGATCGGTCAACAGTTCGCGATCAATCTCGCCCGGGCGCGCTTCTTCCGCCAGCTGGAGGTGCTGGTCGAGGAGCGTACCGCCGCGCTGCGCGTGGAGGTGGCCGAGCGCCAGCGTGCCGAATCGGCCTTGCGGCAGAGCGAAGCACTACTCGTCAGCGTGCTCGATGCCTTGCCGCTGGGCGTGTGGGTGACCACCGGCAAGGGCGAGGTGCTGCTGCACAATCCGGAAGCGCTGAAGATCTGGCCCGACCGCACGCCATTTCCACTGTCCGTGAAGCATCCGCCGGCGACAGCGGCCGAGCCGACCGTGCAACGCGCCTTGCGCCATACGCTGAAGTCCGGCGAACCGACCATCAATGCGGTGGCGGTGCAGGATGGCGATCGTGGCGAGCCGCGCACCTTGCTCTATTCGGTGGTGCCGATGGCCCAGGGCGGCCGGCATATCCATGGCGGCATCGTGGTGGCGCAGGACATCACCGCCCAGCGGGTGATTGATCAGGCGCTGCGCGTGCGCGACCGGGCGATCGAGGCCAGCGTCAACGCCATTGTGATCGCCGACTATCGGCTGCCTGAGCAGCCCATCATCTACGTCAATCAGGCCTTCGAGCGTATCACCGGCTATCCGCGCGACATGGCGATCGGCCGCAACTGCCGCTTCCTGCAGGGGCAGGACTTCGATCAACCGGAACTCGCCATCATCCGCCGAGCGCTGGAAACCGGGACCGAGGGCAAGGCGGTGCTGCGCAATTACCGCAAGGACGGCTCGATGTTCTGGAACGAGCTGCACGTGGCGCCGTCGCTCGATTCCCAGGGGCGCATCACCCACTTCGTCGGCGTGCTCAACGACATCACCGAGGCCAAGCGTTACCAGGAAGAGCTGGAGCACCAAGCCAACTTCGACACGCTGACCGGCCTGCCCAATCGCAACCTGCTGTTTGATCGCATCCATCAGGCCTCGGTGCTTGCCAATCGCAAGCAGGAACGCTTTGCGCTGGCCTTCCTCGATCTCGACAACTTCAAGTACGTGAATGACAGCCTGGGCCACTCGGTGGGCGACATGCTGCTGATCGAAGTCGCGGCCAAGCTCAAGAGCTGCATCCGCGAGTTCGACACATTGGCGCGGCTGGGCGGCGACGAATTCGTGTTGTTGCTGCCGGAGGCGCGCACCATCGACGAGGTGGAAGGCGTACTGCAGCGCATCAGCGACTGCATCGTCGGCCTGATTGAGTTGCCTGGCCAGATCGAGGTCTATGCCAGCACCAGCATCGGCTATTGCTTCTATCCGGACGATGGCGCGCTGGCCGAGGAACTGCTGCGCAATGCCGATACCGCGATGTATCGCGCCAAGGAGCGCGGCAAGAGCCAGGTCAGCCGCTTCGAGCTGCCGATGAACGACGTGGTGCAGCGCCGGGTGAGCCTCGAGCGCGAGCTGCGGCATGCGCTGGCAGCGGGCGACTTGGAGATGCACTACCAGCCGCAGCTGGAACTGCAGAGCGCCATGCTGTGTGGGTTCGAGGCGCTGGTGCGCTGGCGGCTCGATGGCAAACCGGTGTCGCCGCTGGAGTTCATCCGGCTTGCCGAGGAAACCGGGCTGATCCGTGAACTGGACCAGTACGTGATCGAGCGGGTGTTCCGTCAGGTGGCGCAGTGGCTGGCCGCCGGTTACGAGCCCGGCGAGGTGGCGATCAATATCTCGACTTTCAGCTTGCAGGACTATGGCATCGTTGCCCATATCGGCGAGCGGCTGGCGCACTACGGCATCCCGCCGGGCCGCATCAAGCTCGAAGTGACCGAAGGGCTGCTGATGAAGAACGTCGAACTGGCGCGCACCATCATGCAGGAACTCAAGGCACGTGGCGTGAAGTGGTCGATCGACGATTTCGGTACCGGTTATTCAGCATTGGGTTACCTGCGGCGCTATCCGTTCGACCAGTTGAAGATCGACAAGATGTTCGTCGACGATGTCCACCTCAATCCGGACAACGCGTCGATGACGCGGGCCATCATCGCCATGGCGCGCTCGCTTGGCATTACCGTCATTGCCGAAGGGGTGGAAACGGTGGAGCAGCTTGCTTTCCTGTCGCAGGCCGGCTGTGAGGAGATCCAAGGCTATTACTACTCGCCGCCGCTGCCGCCGGCGAGCTGTGAGCAACTGCTGTCCAAGGACGGCATGTTGCTGCCGCGGGTGGTGATCCAGCCGAACCCGCATACCTTGCTGGTGCTCGACAAGGATCTGCGCGTGCACAGCTACCTATGGCGCGCGCTGGCGAACGAGGGTTATCACATTCTCAACGTCGACACGGTCGAGGCGGCGCTCAACGTGCTGGCCATCAACCAGGTCGGCGTGTTGATCGCCGATCCGGCGCTCTATGCCGTCGAAAGCCCGGATTTCCTGATCCGTGTCCGCCAACTGCACCCGGAAGTGGTACGCATCGCCATGAGCAGCTACGTCGATATCGATACGGTATTGCAGGCGGTGAACGAGGGGGCGGTATTCCGCTACATCATCAAGCCGTGGGCACCTGAGCAGCTGAAGACGCAACTGCGCGAAGCATTCCACCAATACCAGGTCAATCACCTGCTGCGACAGCAGGGCAGCTTGTAA